The following are from one region of the Streptococcus sp. 1643 genome:
- a CDS encoding YitT family protein, whose translation MKQAKRIKRWRYYLRRFAYQIKILRVLQSISKEKYDEKISASLVYGFLSAVAVNFFFQPGHVYSSGATGLAQIISALSNHWFGFYIPISLTFYAINFPLMILAWYQIGHKFTIFTFITVSMSSLFIQLVPVVTLTEDPIINALFGGVVMGLGIGFALRNNISSGGTDIVSLTIRKKTGRNVGSISFLVNGTIMLIAGLTFGWKYALYSMITIFVSSRVTDAVFTKQKRMQAMIVTNNPDKVIAKIHKKLHRGATMIHDAEGTYNHERKAVLITVITRAEFNDFKHIMKQVDPTAFVSVSENVHILGRFVETDN comes from the coding sequence ATGAAACAAGCAAAACGAATTAAGCGGTGGCGCTATTATCTGCGCCGCTTTGCTTATCAGATAAAAATTTTACGTGTCTTACAAAGCATCTCTAAGGAAAAATATGATGAGAAGATATCAGCCTCTCTGGTTTATGGCTTTTTGTCAGCAGTAGCAGTCAATTTCTTTTTTCAACCAGGACACGTTTACTCCAGTGGGGCGACGGGTCTGGCACAGATTATCTCTGCCTTGAGTAATCACTGGTTTGGTTTTTACATTCCGATATCGCTAACCTTTTATGCTATCAATTTTCCGTTGATGATTTTGGCTTGGTATCAGATTGGGCATAAGTTTACAATCTTTACCTTTATCACAGTATCCATGAGTTCCCTCTTTATCCAGCTTGTGCCAGTTGTGACCTTGACAGAGGATCCCATTATCAATGCCCTTTTTGGGGGTGTTGTCATGGGCTTGGGGATTGGTTTTGCGCTCCGTAACAATATTTCTAGCGGAGGTACAGATATCGTTAGTCTGACCATTCGAAAGAAAACAGGGAGAAATGTCGGTAGTATTTCTTTCTTAGTGAATGGGACGATTATGCTGATAGCAGGTTTGACCTTTGGTTGGAAATACGCTCTCTACTCCATGATTACCATCTTTGTCTCCAGTCGTGTGACAGACGCGGTCTTTACCAAGCAAAAACGCATGCAGGCCATGATTGTGACCAATAATCCTGATAAAGTAATTGCAAAAATCCATAAAAAATTGCACCGCGGAGCAACTATGATCCACGATGCAGAAGGAACCTATAATCATGAGAGAAAAGCAGTCTTGATTACGGTTATCACACGAGCAGAGTTTAATGATTTTAAACACATCATGAAACAGGTTGATCCGACAGCCTTTGTCTCTGTATCCGAAAATGTCCACATCCTAGGACGATTCGTAGAAACAGACAATTAA
- a CDS encoding LacI family DNA-binding transcriptional regulator has translation MPVTIKDVAKAAGVSPSTVTRVIQNKSTISDETKKRVRKAMKELNYHPNLNARSLVSSYTQVIGLVLPDDSDAFYQNPFFPSVLRGIAQVASENHYAIQIATGKDEKERLNAISQMVYGKRVDGLIFLYAEEEDPLVKLVADEQFPFLILGKSTSPFIPLVDNDNVQAGFDATEYFIKKGCKRIAFIGGTKRLFVTQDRLTGYESALKQHQLPIDTNLTYFATEFLEEKGYQFSELLFNHDPQIDAIITTDSLLAEGVCDYISKHQLNVPVLSFDSVNPRLDLVAYVDINSLELGRTSFETILQIINDAKNNRQICYRQLIAHKIIEK, from the coding sequence ATGCCCGTTACGATTAAAGATGTGGCCAAGGCTGCAGGTGTCTCACCTTCAACTGTAACCCGCGTTATTCAAAACAAATCAACGATTAGTGATGAAACCAAAAAACGAGTTCGCAAGGCAATGAAAGAGCTCAACTACCATCCCAATCTCAATGCTCGTAGCTTGGTAAGTAGCTATACTCAAGTTATCGGCTTGGTGCTCCCTGACGACTCGGATGCCTTCTACCAAAATCCTTTCTTTCCATCTGTCCTACGAGGGATCGCCCAAGTCGCGTCTGAAAACCACTACGCTATTCAGATTGCAACGGGGAAAGATGAGAAAGAACGTCTCAATGCGATTTCTCAGATGGTTTATGGTAAACGTGTTGACGGTTTGATTTTCCTCTACGCCGAGGAAGAAGACCCTCTGGTCAAGCTAGTAGCCGATGAGCAATTCCCTTTCCTCATTCTCGGAAAATCAACTTCACCCTTTATCCCTCTTGTTGATAATGACAATGTACAGGCGGGCTTTGATGCGACAGAGTATTTCATCAAAAAAGGATGCAAACGAATTGCCTTTATCGGGGGTACAAAGCGACTCTTCGTAACCCAAGATCGTCTAACTGGCTATGAGTCCGCACTCAAACAACACCAACTTCCGATTGATACCAACTTAACCTACTTTGCGACCGAATTTCTAGAAGAAAAAGGGTATCAATTCAGCGAACTCCTGTTCAATCACGATCCACAGATTGACGCTATCATCACAACCGATAGTCTCCTTGCAGAAGGGGTTTGTGACTACATCAGTAAACACCAATTAAATGTTCCTGTCTTGAGTTTTGACTCTGTCAATCCTCGACTCGACCTAGTAGCCTATGTTGACATCAATAGTCTGGAACTTGGACGAACATCATTTGAAACGATTTTACAGATTATCAATGACGCGAAAAATAATAGACAGATTTGTTACCGTCAGTTGATTGCCCACAAAATCATCGAAAAATAA
- a CDS encoding DUF1189 domain-containing protein, with product MLPYPFSYFSSIWGFRKPLSKRFGLNWFQLLFTSIFLISLSMVPIAIQNSSQETYPLDTFIDNVYTPLTDEAIMDLSENAQIVDGKLNYSGTKNQQPSLLIGPSQSKELPKDLQLHFDTEELVISKESKELTRIRYHAIQTESFQSKEDLTQAISKDWYQQNRVYISLFLVLGASFLFGLNFFIVSLGASLLLYITKKSRLFSFRSFKECYHFILNCLGLPTLITLILGLFGQNMTTLITVQNILFVLYLVTIFYKTHYRDPDYHK from the coding sequence ATGCTTCCATATCCATTCTCGTATTTCTCTAGTATCTGGGGATTTCGCAAACCCCTATCAAAACGTTTCGGCCTCAACTGGTTTCAGCTTCTCTTTACGAGCATTTTCCTCATCAGTTTGTCTATGGTTCCGATCGCCATTCAAAACAGCTCACAGGAAACGTATCCACTGGATACCTTTATCGATAATGTCTACACTCCACTGACAGATGAAGCCATCATGGACTTGTCAGAGAATGCACAAATCGTTGATGGAAAGCTGAACTACTCAGGTACGAAGAATCAGCAGCCTTCTCTTTTGATTGGCCCGAGCCAAAGCAAGGAATTGCCAAAGGACTTGCAACTTCATTTTGATACGGAAGAACTCGTCATCAGCAAGGAAAGTAAGGAACTGACTCGCATTCGCTACCACGCGATTCAAACGGAGAGTTTCCAGAGTAAGGAAGATCTAACCCAAGCCATTTCTAAAGATTGGTACCAACAAAATCGGGTCTATATCAGTCTCTTTCTCGTTCTTGGTGCTAGCTTCCTCTTTGGATTGAATTTCTTCATTGTCTCTCTTGGAGCTAGTCTCCTCCTTTATATCACCAAAAAATCACGCCTCTTTTCATTTAGGAGCTTTAAAGAGTGCTACCATTTTATCTTGAACTGTTTAGGATTACCAACTTTGATTACGCTTATTTTGGGACTTTTTGGCCAAAATATGACAACCCTTATCACTGTACAAAACATTCTTTTTGTTCTTTATCTGGTCACCATCTTTTATAAAACACATTACCGCGATCCAGATTATCATAAATAG
- a CDS encoding sugar ABC transporter permease, whose product MNNSIKLKRRLTQTLTYLYLIGLSIVIIYPLLITIMSAFKTGNVVAFKLDANVDFSFANFQGLFTETLYGTWYLNTLIIALITMAVQTSIIVLAGYAYSRYNFLARKQSLVFFLIIQMVPTMAALTAFFVMALMLNALNQSWFLIFLYVGGGIPMNAWLMKGYFDTVPMSLDESAKLDGAGHFRRFWQIVLPLVRPMVAVQALWAFMGPFGDYILSSFLLREKEYFTVAVGLQTFVSNVKNLKIAYFSAGAILIALPICILFFFLQKNFVSGLTSGGDKG is encoded by the coding sequence ATGAATAACTCAATCAAACTCAAACGTAGACTGACTCAAACCCTCACTTACCTCTACTTGATTGGTCTTTCAATCGTGATTATCTATCCACTTTTGATTACTATTATGTCAGCCTTCAAGACTGGTAACGTCGTAGCTTTTAAACTAGATGCTAACGTCGACTTTAGCTTTGCCAACTTCCAAGGGCTCTTCACTGAAACCTTGTACGGCACTTGGTATCTCAATACCTTGATTATCGCCTTGATTACAATGGCTGTTCAAACAAGTATCATCGTACTTGCTGGTTATGCCTACAGCCGTTACAACTTCTTGGCTCGTAAACAAAGTTTGGTCTTCTTCTTGATTATCCAAATGGTGCCAACTATGGCCGCTTTGACAGCCTTCTTCGTTATGGCCCTTATGTTGAATGCCCTTAACCAAAGCTGGTTCCTCATCTTCCTATATGTCGGTGGTGGTATCCCGATGAATGCTTGGTTGATGAAAGGCTACTTCGACACAGTACCGATGTCTCTTGATGAATCAGCAAAACTAGATGGTGCAGGACACTTCCGTCGCTTCTGGCAAATTGTTCTCCCACTCGTTCGCCCAATGGTTGCAGTACAAGCGCTCTGGGCCTTCATGGGACCTTTCGGAGACTATATCCTCTCTAGTTTCTTGCTTCGTGAGAAAGAATACTTTACAGTTGCCGTTGGTCTACAGACCTTTGTCAGCAATGTGAAAAACTTGAAGATTGCCTACTTCTCAGCAGGTGCTATCCTCATCGCCCTTCCAATCTGTATTCTCTTCTTCTTCCTACAAAAGAACTTTGTTTCAGGACTTACAAGTGGTGGCGACAAGGGATAA
- a CDS encoding carbohydrate ABC transporter permease, giving the protein MENQQPSKAALLSVIPGLGQIYNKQKAKGFIFLGVTIVFVLYFLALAAPELHNLITLGDKPGRDNSLFMLIRGAFHLIFVVVYVLFYFSNIKDAHTIAKRINNGIPVPRTFKDMIKGIYENGFPYLLIIPSYVAMTFAIIFPVIVTLMIAFTNYDFQHLPPNKLLDWVGLTNFTNIWSLSTFRSAFGAVLSWTIIWALSASTLQIVIGIFTAIIANQPFIKGKRIFGVIFLLPWAVPAFITILTFSNMFNDSVGAINTQVLPLLSKVLPFLDGALIPWKTDPTWTKIALIMMQGWLGFPYIYVLTLGILQSIPNDLYEAAYIDGANAWQKFRNITFPMILAVAAPTLISQYTFNFNNFSIMYLFNGGGPGSVGGGAGSTDILISWIYRLTTGTSPQYSMAAAVTLIISIIVISISMIAFKKLHAFDMEDV; this is encoded by the coding sequence ATGGAAAACCAACAACCTAGCAAAGCAGCCTTGCTTTCAGTGATTCCTGGGTTAGGACAGATTTACAATAAACAAAAGGCCAAAGGTTTTATCTTCCTTGGTGTAACTATCGTATTTGTTCTTTATTTCCTAGCACTTGCAGCCCCTGAATTGCACAATTTGATTACTCTTGGTGACAAGCCAGGTCGTGATAATTCCCTCTTTATGCTGATTCGTGGTGCCTTCCATTTAATCTTTGTAGTCGTTTATGTGCTCTTTTATTTCTCAAATATTAAAGATGCACATACAATCGCAAAACGTATTAACAATGGAATTCCTGTCCCACGTACTTTTAAAGATATGATCAAAGGTATTTATGAGAATGGTTTCCCTTACCTCTTGATCATCCCATCTTACGTCGCTATGACATTTGCGATTATCTTCCCAGTTATCGTAACCTTGATGATTGCCTTTACCAACTATGACTTCCAACACTTGCCACCAAACAAATTGTTGGACTGGGTTGGTTTGACTAACTTTACAAACATCTGGAGCTTAAGTACCTTCCGTTCAGCCTTCGGTGCGGTTCTTTCTTGGACCATCATCTGGGCCTTGTCTGCTTCTACTTTGCAGATTGTGATTGGTATCTTCACAGCAATCATTGCTAACCAACCATTTATCAAAGGAAAACGTATCTTTGGTGTTATTTTCCTTCTTCCTTGGGCTGTTCCAGCCTTCATCACTATCTTGACATTCTCAAACATGTTTAACGATAGTGTTGGTGCCATCAATACGCAAGTCTTGCCTCTTTTGTCTAAGGTTCTTCCTTTCCTTGATGGTGCTCTTATCCCTTGGAAAACAGACCCAACTTGGACGAAGATTGCCTTGATTATGATGCAAGGTTGGCTAGGATTCCCATACATCTACGTTTTGACTTTGGGTATCTTGCAGTCAATCCCTAACGACCTCTACGAAGCGGCTTACATCGATGGTGCCAATGCTTGGCAAAAATTCCGCAACATCACTTTCCCTATGATTTTGGCTGTTGCAGCTCCAACATTGATCAGCCAATACACCTTCAACTTTAACAACTTCTCTATCATGTACCTCTTCAACGGCGGAGGTCCTGGTAGCGTTGGTGGTGGAGCCGGTTCAACTGATATCTTGATCTCATGGATTTATCGCTTGACAACAGGTACATCTCCTCAATACTCTATGGCGGCAGCTGTTACCTTGATCATCTCTATCATTGTCATCTCTATCTCTATGATCGCATTCAAGAAACTACACGCATTTGATATGGAGGACGTCTAA
- a CDS encoding extracellular solute-binding protein, producing MSSKFMKSAAVLGTATLASLLLVACGSKTADKAADASSSEAKEITFYVEDQYKAYAEKVAAAYEKESGTKVNIKSGDQLGGLDKLSLDNQSGQAADVMMAPYDRVGSLGTDGQLSEVTLSDGAKTDDKTKSLVTAADGKVYGAPAVIESLVMYYNKDLLKEAPKTFAELEELAKDSKYAFAGEDGKTTAFLADWTNFYYAYGLLAGNGGYVFGQNGKDAKDIGLANDGSITGVNYAKSWYEKWPKGMQDTEGAANLIQTQFQEGKTAAIIDGPWKAQAFKDAKVNYGVATIPTLPNGKEYTPFGGGKAWIIPSSTKNLEAAQKFVDFLVSTEQQKAFYDATNEIPANTEARSYAEGKNDELTTAVIKQFKNAQPMPNISQMSAVWDPAKTMLFDAVSGKKDAKTAANDAVTLIKETIKQKFGE from the coding sequence ATGTCATCTAAATTCATGAAGAGCGCTGCTGTGCTCGGAACTGCTACTCTTGCTAGCTTACTTTTGGTAGCTTGCGGAAGCAAAACTGCTGATAAAGCAGCTGATGCTAGCTCATCTGAAGCAAAAGAAATCACTTTCTACGTTGAAGACCAATACAAAGCCTACGCTGAAAAAGTTGCTGCAGCTTATGAAAAAGAATCAGGTACAAAAGTTAACATCAAATCAGGTGACCAACTTGGTGGACTTGACAAACTTTCTCTTGACAACCAATCAGGTCAAGCTGCTGACGTTATGATGGCACCATACGACCGCGTAGGTAGCCTTGGTACTGACGGACAACTTTCAGAAGTTACTTTGAGCGACGGCGCTAAAACAGATGATAAGACTAAATCTCTTGTAACAGCTGCTGACGGTAAAGTTTACGGTGCTCCTGCCGTTATTGAGTCACTTGTTATGTACTACAACAAAGACTTGCTAAAAGAAGCTCCAAAAACTTTTGCTGAATTAGAAGAACTTGCTAAAGACAGCAAATACGCTTTCGCTGGTGAAGATGGCAAAACTACTGCATTCCTAGCTGACTGGACAAACTTCTACTACGCATACGGACTTCTTGCTGGTAACGGTGGTTACGTATTCGGACAAAACGGTAAAGACGCTAAAGACATCGGTCTTGCAAACGACGGTTCTATCACTGGTGTCAACTACGCTAAATCTTGGTACGAAAAATGGCCTAAAGGGATGCAAGATACTGAAGGTGCTGCAAACTTGATCCAAACTCAATTCCAAGAAGGTAAAACAGCTGCTATCATCGACGGTCCTTGGAAAGCTCAAGCATTCAAAGATGCTAAAGTAAACTACGGTGTTGCTACTATTCCAACTCTTCCAAATGGTAAAGAATACACACCATTCGGTGGTGGTAAAGCTTGGATCATCCCATCAAGCACTAAGAACCTTGAAGCTGCACAAAAATTTGTAGACTTCCTTGTTTCAACTGAACAACAAAAAGCATTCTACGATGCAACTAACGAAATCCCAGCTAACACTGAAGCTCGTTCATACGCTGAAGGTAAAAACGATGAGTTGACAACAGCTGTTATCAAACAGTTCAAGAACGCTCAACCAATGCCAAACATTTCTCAAATGTCAGCTGTTTGGGATCCAGCTAAAACAATGCTCTTTGACGCTGTAAGTGGTAAAAAAGATGCTAAGACAGCTGCTAACGATGCTGTAACATTGATCAAAGAAACAATCAAACAAAAATTTGGTGAATAA
- the malQ gene encoding 4-alpha-glucanotransferase has product MKKRQSGVLMHISSLPGAYGIGSFGQTAYDFVDFLVRTKQRYWQILPLGTTSYGDSPYQSFSAFAGNTHFIDLDILVEQGLLEASDLEGVDFGSDASEVDYAKIYYARRPLLEKAVKRFLEEGDVKDFEKFAKDNQSWLELFAEYMAIKEHFDNLAWTEWPDADARARKTSALESYREKLADKLVYHRVTQYFFFQQWLKLKAYANDNHIEIVGDMPIYVAEDSSDMWANPHLFKTDANGKATCIAGCPPDEFSATGQLWGNPIYDWEAMDKDGYKWWIERLRESFKIYDIVRIDHFRGFESYWEIPAGSDTAAPGKWVKGPGYKLFAAVKEELGELNIIAEDLGFMTDEVIELRERTGFPGMKILQFAFNPEDESIDSPHLAPANSVMYTGTHDNNTVLGWYRNEIDDPTREYMARYTNRKEYETVPHAMLRTVFSSVSFMAIATMQDLLELDESARMNFPSTLGGNWSWRMTADQLTPAVEETLLDLTTIYRRINENLVELKK; this is encoded by the coding sequence ATGAAAAAACGTCAAAGTGGTGTGTTGATGCACATCTCTTCTCTACCAGGAGCATACGGGATTGGATCATTTGGCCAAACTGCCTATGATTTCGTCGATTTCTTGGTTCGTACGAAGCAACGTTACTGGCAAATTCTCCCTCTTGGGACAACAAGCTATGGAGATTCTCCATACCAATCATTCTCGGCCTTTGCTGGAAATACGCATTTTATCGACCTTGATATCTTGGTAGAGCAAGGCTTGCTCGAAGCTAGTGACCTTGAAGGTGTTGACTTTGGTAGCGATGCATCTGAAGTTGATTATGCGAAGATTTATTATGCACGTCGTCCGCTTTTAGAAAAAGCAGTTAAACGTTTCTTGGAAGAGGGTGATGTCAAAGATTTTGAGAAGTTTGCTAAAGACAACCAATCATGGCTTGAACTCTTCGCAGAATATATGGCGATTAAAGAGCATTTTGACAATCTTGCTTGGACAGAATGGCCAGATGCAGACGCTCGTGCTCGTAAAACTTCAGCGCTTGAAAGCTACCGTGAGAAATTGGCAGACAAGTTGGTTTACCACCGTGTGACTCAATACTTCTTCTTCCAACAATGGTTGAAATTGAAAGCTTACGCTAACGACAACCACATCGAAATCGTTGGGGACATGCCTATCTATGTAGCGGAAGATTCAAGCGACATGTGGGCAAATCCACATCTCTTCAAGACAGATGCCAATGGTAAAGCAACTTGCATCGCAGGATGCCCACCAGATGAGTTTTCTGCCACTGGTCAGCTTTGGGGGAACCCAATCTATGACTGGGAAGCAATGGACAAAGACGGTTACAAATGGTGGATTGAACGCTTGCGCGAAAGCTTCAAGATCTACGATATCGTTCGTATCGACCACTTCCGCGGTTTCGAATCTTACTGGGAAATTCCTGCTGGTTCCGATACAGCAGCACCTGGTAAATGGGTGAAAGGTCCAGGGTACAAACTCTTCGCAGCCGTTAAGGAAGAGCTTGGTGAGCTAAACATCATCGCAGAAGACCTTGGTTTCATGACAGATGAAGTCATTGAGTTGCGTGAACGCACTGGCTTCCCAGGAATGAAGATTCTTCAATTCGCCTTCAACCCAGAAGATGAAAGTATCGATAGCCCACACTTGGCACCTGCCAACTCTGTTATGTACACAGGAACACACGATAACAATACAGTCCTTGGTTGGTACCGTAATGAGATCGACGATCCAACTCGTGAATATATGGCTCGTTACACGAACCGTAAAGAGTACGAAACAGTGCCACACGCAATGCTTCGCACAGTATTTTCATCCGTTAGCTTCATGGCTATTGCAACCATGCAAGACTTGCTAGAACTAGATGAGTCAGCTCGTATGAACTTCCCATCTACTCTTGGTGGAAACTGGTCATGGCGTATGACAGCAGACCAACTCACACCAGCTGTTGAAGAAACTTTGCTTGACTTGACTACAATTTATCGCCGAATTAATGAAAATTTGGTAGAATTAAAGAAATAA
- the glgP gene encoding glycogen/starch/alpha-glucan family phosphorylase: protein MLPLNEFVQKRYNKTIAECSNEELYLALLNYSKLASSQKPVNTGKKKVYYISAEFLIGKLLSNNLINLGLYDEVKKELADAGKELIEIEEVELEPSLGNGGLGRLAACFIDSIATLGLNGDGVGLNYHFGLFQQVLKNNQQETIPNAWLTDQNWLVRSSRSYQVPFAHFTLTSTLYDIDVPGYKTATKNRLRLFDLDSVDSSIIQDGINFDKTDIARNLTLFLYPDDSDKQGELLRIFQQYFMVSNGAQLIIDEAIEKGSNLHDLADYAVVQINDTHPSMVIPELIRLLTARGIELDEAISIVRSMTAYTNHTILAEALEKWPLEFLEEVVPHLVPIIEELDRRVKAEYKDPAVQIIDESGRVHMAHMDIHYGYSVNGVAALHTEILKNSELKAFYDIYPEKFNNKTNGITFRRWLMHANPSLSHYLDEILGHGWHHEADELEKLLSYEDKAAVKEKLESIKAHNKRKLARHLKEHQGVEINTNSIFDIQIKRLHEYKRQQMNALYVIHKYLDIKAGNIPARPITVFFGGKAAPAYTIAQDIIHLILCLSEVIANDPAVAPHLQVVMVENYNVTAASFLIPACDISEQISLASKEASGTGNMKFMLNGALTLGTMDGANVEIAELVGDENIYIFGEDSETVIDLYAKAAYKSSEFYAREAIKPLVDFIVSDAVLAVGKKERLERLYNELINKDWFMTLLDLEDYIKVKEQMLADYEDRDAWLDKVIVNIAKAGFFSSDRTIAQYNEDIWHLN from the coding sequence ATGTTACCATTAAACGAATTTGTACAAAAACGTTACAATAAAACCATTGCAGAATGTAGCAATGAAGAGCTTTACCTTGCTCTTCTTAACTACAGCAAGCTTGCTAGCAGCCAAAAACCAGTGAACACTGGTAAGAAGAAAGTTTACTATATCTCAGCTGAGTTCTTGATTGGTAAACTCTTGTCAAACAACTTGATTAACCTTGGTCTTTATGACGAAGTTAAAAAAGAACTTGCTGATGCAGGCAAAGAGTTGATCGAAATCGAAGAAGTAGAATTGGAACCATCACTTGGTAACGGTGGTTTGGGACGTTTGGCAGCCTGCTTTATCGACTCAATCGCTACACTTGGTTTGAATGGTGACGGTGTTGGTTTGAACTACCACTTTGGTCTTTTCCAACAAGTTCTTAAAAACAACCAACAAGAAACTATTCCTAATGCTTGGTTGACTGACCAAAACTGGTTGGTTCGTTCAAGCCGTAGCTACCAAGTGCCATTTGCACACTTCACATTGACATCTACTCTTTATGATATCGATGTACCTGGTTACAAGACAGCTACTAAAAACCGCTTGCGTTTGTTTGACTTGGATTCAGTTGATTCTTCAATCATCCAAGATGGTATCAACTTTGACAAGACAGATATCGCTCGCAACTTGACTCTCTTCCTTTACCCAGACGATAGCGACAAGCAAGGTGAATTGCTCCGTATCTTCCAACAATACTTCATGGTTTCAAACGGTGCGCAATTGATCATTGACGAAGCGATCGAAAAAGGAAGCAACTTGCATGACCTTGCGGACTACGCAGTTGTACAAATCAATGATACTCACCCATCAATGGTGATTCCTGAATTGATCCGTCTTTTGACTGCGCGTGGTATCGAACTTGATGAAGCAATCTCTATCGTTCGTAGCATGACTGCCTACACTAACCACACAATCCTTGCTGAAGCCCTTGAAAAATGGCCTCTTGAATTCTTAGAAGAAGTGGTTCCTCACTTGGTACCAATCATCGAAGAATTGGACCGTCGTGTGAAGGCAGAATACAAAGACCCAGCTGTTCAAATCATCGATGAGAGCGGACGTGTTCACATGGCTCACATGGATATCCACTACGGATACAGTGTAAACGGGGTTGCAGCTCTTCACACTGAAATCTTGAAGAACTCAGAGTTGAAAGCTTTCTACGACATCTACCCAGAAAAATTCAACAACAAAACAAACGGTATCACATTCCGTCGTTGGCTCATGCATGCTAACCCAAGCTTGTCTCACTACTTGGATGAGATTCTTGGACATGGTTGGCATCATGAAGCAGATGAGCTTGAAAAACTCTTGTCATACGAAGACAAGGCTGCTGTCAAAGAAAAATTGGAAAGCATCAAGGCTCACAACAAACGTAAATTGGCTCGTCACTTGAAAGAGCACCAAGGTGTGGAAATCAATACAAACTCTATCTTTGATATCCAAATCAAACGTCTTCATGAGTACAAACGCCAACAAATGAACGCTTTGTATGTTATCCACAAATACCTTGATATCAAGGCTGGTAACATCCCTGCTCGTCCAATCACAGTCTTCTTTGGTGGTAAAGCAGCACCTGCCTACACAATCGCTCAAGACATCATTCACTTGATCCTCTGCTTGTCAGAAGTGATTGCTAACGATCCAGCTGTAGCTCCACACTTGCAAGTCGTAATGGTTGAAAACTACAACGTTACTGCAGCAAGCTTCTTGATCCCAGCATGTGACATCTCAGAACAAATCTCACTTGCTTCTAAAGAAGCTTCAGGTACTGGTAACATGAAATTCATGTTGAACGGAGCCTTGACTCTTGGTACTATGGACGGAGCTAACGTGGAAATCGCTGAATTGGTTGGCGACGAAAATATCTACATCTTTGGTGAAGATTCAGAAACCGTTATCGACCTTTACGCAAAAGCAGCTTACAAATCAAGCGAATTCTATGCTCGTGAAGCTATCAAACCATTGGTTGACTTCATCGTGAGCGATGCTGTTCTTGCAGTAGGTAAGAAAGAACGCTTGGAACGTCTTTACAACGAATTGATCAACAAAGACTGGTTCATGACTCTCCTTGACTTGGAAGACTACATCAAAGTCAAAGAGCAAATGCTTGCTGACTACGAAGACCGTGACGCATGGTTGGATAAAGTCATCGTTAACATTGCCAAAGCAGGATTCTTCTCATCTGACCGTACAATCGCTCAGTACAACGAAGATATCTGGCACTTGAACTAA